The Cryptomeria japonica chromosome 6, Sugi_1.0, whole genome shotgun sequence genomic interval ATAATACTATCatgtatgaagaaatgattactcacctttatgccttctcaattctctaaatTAGGAATCAAGAATGCCTAGGcctatgttgcaggattgtaactctagccCTCCACCCTACAATTAACTTCAACGTTCCAACTTAAATTGCGGAGtgtgaatcgagagctcccaaattgtaagaaagagtgtttcaaaatttcaattgtatttatatcaatccatgattgcattttttgtgaattttgcgagtgtttcaaaatgcatcttgatttaagcggggcgaaatgggtcctcgaatgcttataatgttttaattgatattggcgaattgaGCCTCATTATGCGTAACATGAAATTTAACAATAGGCAAAATTGTCCGACGGGTGTAATGAAGATTTAATTTACCGTTGGCGAAATAGGTCCTGGGTACAAGGTCGTTTTACTATTTCTGGTGAataatggaggtgatctaatacccatgtttgagtgattccaggtgaatattatgAGCATCCACGTCGAAtgatgtgtggtcaatggcgaaggcAGAATACAGTGAACCGTTAACCTATAAATTATGGGcaatttgaccactatgttgccccagactattcaccAATTGACGAAGATTTGCCACTAAAACACACTCTGACCAAGACTAACCAAGATAGATCCAACTGGGATAGTCTCCGAccgagatacagtgttgacatcaatgacaacacttaaccaaatctagcatattgccaacaatttttTCCTTTTACGTTCCTTCAAGGTCTTACTCAAGTTTGGTTTTACCCTTTTGATCCCAACCCTAGTCTTAGAGTCTTCCTTAACATCCCATCCCTCATCCTTCAACACAGTATACTTTGACTCATCTTTTGAAGGGATAAAATCCTTTGAAATTTCAAGCTTGCATTTAGAAAGATAGGATAGAGATTTAATGTGCTCCATAATATGCATTATatggccttcatggaagataggGTTTCTCGAGTTCTTTTTGTAGTCTCTAATACCCTCATCAAGAAAGAAAAGAGTTAAAATGGAAACTAAATCCAATCCTTATCTATAAAATGGTTAAATAGAACAAAATGATGCCCAAAATAATTAGTATAACAACCATCAATGGAGAAATATTGCATAAGTACCTTAAGAACAACCACCCAAAGGGGTTTGATAGAACACATTCCAAAGCTACTCTTTTCCTTTAGGAATTTTTTTtacttcttccaaggcctttttgTCTCTGATAACCTTCTTAGCATCCATTGGTATGCCTATAATCTAAGAGATAAACTCTTTTGTGATGTCTACCTTTTTCCCATACACAAGTACATAGGTCTCCTTCCAACCCATGACAAAAAGATTGAACAATTTATGGTCATACACAAGAAGCCTTTCTAGATACAAAGTGACATCCCCTTTTTGCAAAATCCACCATATCATAGAATTCATCGACACCCCTTCGCAGTTAATTGGCTCTAGTAGGTTTGCCCCCCATAATGGAAACACTATAGTTCACACTAGAACCTAAAGGCCAAAGGAAATAAAAAATCCAAGTTGTGGTAAAAAAAAAAACACCCATAAAGCATGGGAGTTAGGTGACATGGCACAACAGGTATAATGCATTGAGTTCTCCATATCAATTAATAATTGTTTCCCACATGAGGGTGTATCCTATCATATTCCATCAAATCCACCACTTTTGATGGTAATATATCTTCCTTGGTCCACACTTGCTTGGCACTACTAAGGACCCCCACATTGGCAAAATAATCGGTAACACAATTGGCCTCTCTATAGACATGGAAAATGATACAATTATCAAAAGACTCAATAATATTTCTAGCTTCCCTTATCCAACTTTGTATAGTCCATGTAGGACTTTGGGACCCCTTTAGGTATTGAATTATGTTTTTAGAATCCCCTTCGAGCCAAACATTTTTATAATTCACTTAGTGAGCAAGTTTTAGACCATGGTAGGAAGCAATAACTTTGACAAGTTGAATGGCTTAGCTACCCAATGGGAGTGCCACCATCAAAATAAACCCACCATTATCATCCCTAAAAACTCTCCCACAACCTATCAGATTCAGATTACCCTTCACTAGCCCAAACTTGAAAGATGTTGTAATCTAGATGAACAATTGAGAGGAAACATGAAGGTAATTGACCAAATGGAGGTGAATATAGTTCCAAGCTTAGGCTAGAAACCTATATTAGTGGAAGGCGGAATCCAAATTTCTTGGTTGTAGGGGTGTTTCCCTAGTATGTGTAGAAGGAGATTTGAATACTATGTCATTAAATATAGTTTTGGATGAACTGATTCTATTAGTGATGATGTGTGAGAGCATTCATAGATAATCAAGGGCAATCTTGGATGCCCAAAAAATTCATACCATTGAGAAAGTGACCAAAATTTTGGAGTTTAATCGGCCAAATGATAGGATATATGGAGCTTGAGAGGGTacatatgatttaatgatttatttgcATTATATTTCAATTGGTATAAAATCTTGCAAAATATGGCCTAAGATTTTGTAAGTTTCAAGGGATGCAATACTTTTTGCCTATTCAAATGGATCGAACATTAAAACTAGAGCTCTTCATCAATAAACATATGAtcaaaagataatttttaaattatcAAATCATTTATATTGCATTAGGCAGAAGCTCCCAAGTTTTTTTGCTATGTAaaagtcaaaatatttcaaaagctTTTTTGAGGCTTGAAGACAACATGTTTTGTAGTTTTACTATAAAATAGGGAATTTGTTATGTAGTAAGGGATGTAACTTATTTTTGAATATCTTAGTCCTATAGTAATCAAACCATATCTAGTGTAAAGTCTTGCAGTCATGGAGAATATTCAATAAGAGAAGTGTAGTTCAATGTTGTAGGTTATATTTACATGTGAGTTATTTGCATTTTATGTTGCAAATTTTCATTTATATTGAGCTTAATAAAAAACTGCATGTTGTGTGTTTTGTTTGTGATTCTCATTAAATTTGATCACTTTCTTTGTAATTTAAGATATTAAGGGTTTATGCACTTATCAATACTACCATATGGTATATCTGATTTATTGCTTCTTTCAAAGTAATAGATTAAATGTTTTGAATGAGGTATAGGTAAATGTGTGTTGTATTGATGCATTATTAAGAATAATTGCGAATAATACCCTTGCGGTAACATATTGttgtaataaaattataaaaatccaTATATAATAGATAAACTTGACcattaaaaatattagaatttATCTCTTATAAAACATTGATGTATTTTAGTAAGTGATCaatgtcattttttaattttaaaaatgaagttgtatttctttatTCAAATTTAATCATAAAGGAATTTTTACATCTCTTTAAAACTATTGACTTAAAGAGCTTGACTGTATTATTTTAAACTCTTTGTGTTACATTTAATGAGTCATATATTTTTTTACATCATCAATAAATATATAGATCGCTTGAATACTAGATTTCTCATTTATTACTTGCACATATTATCATAGTATGCCAGAATATTAGAAGTCGTCTtacatattttatattattatccaCGATCATATTAGAGCTCCATTGTGCACTTCATTTTCTATGGTATCTCTtacaattcctttttttttttttttgtatatcaaTTTACAATTGGAGCATTATAAATCATCTTTATCAAAGTATTTGTTGGTGTACCATGGAGAGTGTATACTTTTCAAAGAGCTCGATTCTCATCTCAATCttttttacttttaaatttttatCTATGAGATTTGTGAGAATAGAGAAATCCTAACTACTTGACCAGGTAAAACTTCTCTAGCTTTGTCAATTTTATCTATGTTGTCTACTACTTTATTGGAAACTTTCTTtgtaatttcttttaccaatcatAAAATCTAGTCTCAACTCTCCATTTATTTACAAGCTAACCTCATGTGAAGAATAATACCTATGAAGAGTAATCCTTGTTCAAAGCattcatttttaaaaatattacattTGTCTCAAGTTGTGTTGATGATTGCAAATGGTGTAGGGTACAACTTTTCACATATTGATTCCATTTCAATAAATATCCATTTTGTGCACAATCTATTATcaccttgttgcattaattttttCAGTGAAATGATATCTCACAACATATTTTACATAGACCTTTTAAGATATTTGTATGCTAGTTTTTAGTAAcctaaaataaatttttttgggtTGTTTCTCTTAAGGTATGACTTACATTCATTGGTATATATAAGAAGGATAATATTTTAAGAATATCTCTAATATATAAAATAGTTTTTTCTACAAAAGCAATAATTGATTATGCACTACAATATAAACTATTTACAGTTGTAgcattttaaatttatttcaaataaattatTGTATGGCTTATATAAATAGTTAGTGGTATATTTGTAAGAGTTATTGAAAACATACTTCATTAAAGGAACTTATATCCAAAAAATAGCAAATGAAATAATTTATATTGAAATTTAGTTATTGAAGGATGAAACCACTATTCATGGTCTTGCATATACATCTAGACAGCTAAAAAGAATTCATGAGTATCTATAACCAACCACAAAGCTTCATCATGGACCTTATCTTAAATTTCAAGATTAGTAACCACTACAGCATGATAATTAAATAGAGTTTTAAAATGTGGATTGTAGCTGCATATGCCATAGATATGATAGTATACATAGTCATCGTACAGTCATTTTGATATATCTAAATCACCAACCAATATGAGGGGTTGTTTGTTAGAAGCCCTTTCATGCTAATCCCCATGCAAAAGGAGTATTAGTTTTGTCATCTTGTTAGATATAAATTCCTTTATGTTGTTTATTTAGATCCTCAATATAGAAAATTGTAGATGCAATACAAAAAAGACTAATATAAATAGGTTAGGGCTAAAAATTAGCCTTGGTAACATTACACCTTATAAGAAAAATGTCATGCACAATTTCTTTCAGAATAAATTATTAATGAAAACTCTCAAATTCCATGAAGAAATGAAAAAACACATTTTTCCACTTtgttaatgaatatgaatgggtcaTAGAGAATCTACTTAAAAACAAGTCATGTTAAATGTATAACAACTTTAACAAAGACAGGTAGGATTAAAATCTTGTAAAATTTAACTTTAAATATAAAAGACAATAATGCATGCACCCAATACCATTACAAAATTAGCattataatataattaatcttATAAAATCACACTTGTCCAATAGTAACAATTTCATTCAAAGATTCCTTGTTGTGAGAAGACCTACAAGCTTGCAATCAATGAAAACCCACCAAACCAACTCTTTTAATATTGTCAACAAAGTTTACCCACCTAATAGATACAATCACCACATTCAATAAGAAAATATGTAAAATAGTTTAATTCCTTGCCACCATTCACTAATTAATTGGACTTCATGTGGATTCcattaaaatttaaaatggatTAATGCAGTCATTAAAATTTGAAATGGATTAATGCAGACACGTCACTAATTAcatacaataaaaaataataaaataaaattgatgtgAGAATGAAAGTAATGATTTTTTAGATTATAAATAatctataataataataaaatttagatTTGAAAGTATTCTAACATCTCATAGATATTTGTTAATTTCATAAAATTAATTCATATATTACATGTCTATTCCAttcatatataataaaattaatctaaaaACCTCTAAAAATTGGCACTTAAGCATTTACCCTTTTAAAAAAGCTTACTAACATAAAATAAAATCTATATGAGAACAAAAGTAATGGTTTTCTATATGACAAACATAAAATGGATATGAAAATGGAAGtgattcttttttatattaaaaatagtatataataataacaaaatttcattcaaaatttttgAACATTTCATGATAATTGTTAATTATATAAAATTAgtctgtctatctatctatctatctataacaTGTTTATTCCACCTATATATCATAAATTTTATTTGCAATCTCTTCATGGAAGTAAAAACTAGCACTTAAACATTTagccttttaaaaaaaattgagtatcataaaaaaaaattaaaattgatatgAAGATGAAAGTAATGGTTttcaaataatatataataataagaattaaaattaaaatcaaaattttttacTGTCTCGACAAATATTCTTCTGTCCATTCCACCTATATCATAAGTTTTATTTAAGAATATCTTGATATAAGCTATTTTAGTTTAAAAACCTAAGAAAAACACGTATCCGAGAATATCCGAGAATACATGCTTAACTAGGATATTCAGTAGTGAGCCTCCATTTAGGGCAGGCAAATAGCGGATTTTTTCTGGTAATAGTTATTCCAAACTTTTCCGTCATATCCAGCTCGCCATCCACAGTCCAGTCAAAGCAGTGAACCAGCTGAGCGAGTGCGAACTCACAAATAGAAAGACCCATGGTAATCCCGGGGCATCCTCTCCTTCCTGCTCCAAAGGGCGTAAAATCGAAGTCGTAACCTCTCACATCCTTATTTATGCCTATGAACCGCTCGGGCTTAAACTGATGAGCATCTTCCCAAACGCTTTCATCCCTTCCAATCGCCCACAAATTCACAAACAGCCTCGTCTTTGGTGGAATGAAATATTCTCCAACTCTGCAGCCTTCCATCGACTCGTGCGGAATGAGCAGCGGACCTGGCGGGTGAAGTCTGAGTGTTTCCTTCACCGCGCATTGCAAGTAGTGGAAGCTCATGACGTCACTCTCCTTTACTAAGCGGTCTCTGCCAACTACCGATTCGATCTCCTGCTGCACTCGTGCCAGCGTTGCAGGATTCCCTAGCAAGTCACTTATCGCCCACTCTAGCAATGTCACCGGTGTTTCCATTCCCGCATTTACAAAATCCTGGACACGCACAATTATATTTCCTAAAGTTTATACACATTTCCTTTAGCGATAATCAAAAGCAGAATATATTTAAACAATTTGTAATCAGATTTGTGAAAGCCAAGACGGCGTTGATTCTCAGACTTACCAGGATCACGGCTTTGATGTCGACCCGTGACATTGACTGGCCGTCCGTCTCAGCCATGCTGAGCATCACGTCTACCATGTCTTTAACGCGAACTCCTTCCCTAGCTTTTCTTTCTACGATGTGCTCATCGATTACTTTTTCAGCAAATTTGTCGAATATTTTGTGAACGGCCTTCATGCGACGACGGAATCCTTGCAAGTCCATCCAGTCAAGAGAAGGAATGTATTCGCCAATGGGAAACGCACCGAACACGGAAAACATCTCTTCCACCATTTCTTTGAAACCATGCCCTCCATTCAGTTCGTTGTCGGAATACGTCCTGCCAGCAAACATTCTGCAGACAATATTTTGAGTAAGGGAGGAGAGTCTCCTCTTCACATCCACACACTGCGCTCCGTGCCCGCTTTCCTGCCAGATGGAGGCGATCATGGAAGACACTTCTTCCTCTCTCACAAATCCGAAGGATTCGTTTCTCTTGACTGTGAGCAGCTCCACTGTCATCAGCTTTCTCTTCTGCCTCCAAGACTCTCCATAGAGGCCAAAAGCGACGTCTTTATGACCATAGCATATGAATTTCCCATTGTAACTGTGTGGTCTGGTTGCAAACACCAAATCATGCGTTTTGAGAAATTCTTTTGCCATGGCAGGAGAAGACACCACAACAGCGGGGATGGAGCCTAAACGGAGAAACATAAGGGATCCGTATTTCTTTGCCAGCGTTGCAAAAGCTTGATGAGGAAGGCTTCCCAAGAGATGGAGGCTTCCTATGACAGGCCATGGACGTGGTCCTGGAGGCAATTTCATTTTCTTTCCATCCCTCTGCAGCTTATAGACGAAGCAGTAGAAGATGAATAAAATCCCCAATCCTATGGTGACGGCTTCAGTGAGGGAGCAACTGAGGGATTCCATTCTATGAGAAAATGGAAAGCTCCAATCTTGCAATGAATGGAAACCTGCAGAGAACCCGTGTAATATACACGCGCAGGTTAACCGTGGCCCGCCACGAAACAATTCAGCCAGTCAAAAATATCAGCACAAGGTCTAAAATGGCCGGACGATATGATATGAAGATTCCATCCCCAAAGCATCATTGGTTCGCAATT includes:
- the LOC131067994 gene encoding cytochrome P450 750A1 yields the protein MESLSCSLTEAVTIGLGILFIFYCFVYKLQRDGKKMKLPPGPRPWPVIGSLHLLGSLPHQAFATLAKKYGSLMFLRLGSIPAVVVSSPAMAKEFLKTHDLVFATRPHSYNGKFICYGHKDVAFGLYGESWRQKRKLMTVELLTVKRNESFGFVREEEVSSMIASIWQESGHGAQCVDVKRRLSSLTQNIVCRMFAGRTYSDNELNGGHGFKEMVEEMFSVFGAFPIGEYIPSLDWMDLQGFRRRMKAVHKIFDKFAEKVIDEHIVERKAREGVRVKDMVDVMLSMAETDGQSMSRVDIKAVILDFVNAGMETPVTLLEWAISDLLGNPATLARVQQEIESVVGRDRLVKESDVMSFHYLQCAVKETLRLHPPGPLLIPHESMEGCRVGEYFIPPKTRLFVNLWAIGRDESVWEDAHQFKPERFIGINKDVRGYDFDFTPFGAGRRGCPGITMGLSICEFALAQLVHCFDWTVDGELDMTEKFGITITRKNPLFACPKWRLTTEYPS